In one Arachis duranensis cultivar V14167 chromosome 9, aradu.V14167.gnm2.J7QH, whole genome shotgun sequence genomic region, the following are encoded:
- the LOC107467975 gene encoding amino acid transporter AVT1C, translated as MNNNSVSENSFYIDSDEEDEENKNLNKVEGGGGDGNDSDSSSYTNNENLPQRKPSSYNISWPQSYRQSIDLYSSVPSPNIGFLGTPSLSRLSSSFLSTSLTRRHTPEALPSVTKPLIQPVAAEDEAVRRRSSHALIPPRRSSSSLKKESKVSHEIPISRHCSFGQAVLNGINVLCGVGILSTPYAAKEGGWIGLSILFLFAIISFYTGMLLRSCLDSEPGIETYPDIGQAAFGTTIVLYVELYACCIEYIILEGDNLSSLFPSAHLSLGGIELDSHTLFALITTLAVLPTVMLRDLSILSYISAGGVVASVLVVICLFWIGIEDVGFQSKGTTLNLATFPVAVGLYGYCYSGHAVFPNIYTSMANPNQFPAVLLTCFGICTALYAGAAVMGYTMFGEAILSQFTLNMPKEMVATKIAVWTTVVNPFTKYALTISPVAMSLEELIPSSHAKSFLYSIFIRTGLVVSTLIIGLSVPFFGLVMSLIGSSLTMLVTLILPCACFLRILRGKVTRFQAVLCITIISIGVVCAVFGTYSALAEIVKSLSG; from the exons atGAACAACAATTCAGTTTCAGAGAACAGTTTCTACATTGACagtgatgaagaagatgagGAGAATAAGAATTTGAACAAAGTagaaggtggtggtggtgatggtaaTGATTCAGATTCTTCAAGTTACACAAATAATGAAAACCTTCCACAGAGAAAACCAAGCTCTTACAACATCTCATGGCCTCAGAGTTACAG GCAGTCAATTGATCTGTATAGCAGTGTTCCATCACCAAACATTGGATTTCTAGGGACACCTTCATTGTCAAGACTAAGCAGTTCTTTTCTTTCAACATCTCTAACAAGGAGACACACTCCTGAGGCACTTCCATCAGTTACAAAGCCATTGATACAGCCGGTGGCCGCCGAGGATGAGGCCGTGCGTCGGCGTAGCTCTCATGCCTTGATTCCTCCAAGGAGGTCTTCTTCTTCCCTTAAGAAGGAATCAAAGGTCTCTCATGAAATTCCAATTTCAAGACACTGTTCTTTTGGACAAGCTGTGCTTAATG GCATAAATGTCCTTTGTGGTGTAGGAATCCTTTCTACACCTTATGCTGCCAAAGAAGGTGGATGGATTGGCCTTTCAATCTTGTTCCTTTTTGCAATTATTTCCTTTTATACCGGGATGCTCTTGCGTTCCTGCTTGGATAGTGAACCTGGAATTGAGACATATCCAGACATTGGCCAAGCCGCTTTTGGAACCACC ATAGTACTGTATGTGGAATTGTAT GCATGTTGCATTGAGTATATAATTTTGGAGGGTGACAATTTGTCTTCCTTATTTCCAAGTGCTCACTTGAGTTTGGGAGGAATCGAATTGGATTCGCATACTTTGTTTGCGCTGATTACCACCTTGGCCGTTCTACCAACTGTTATGCTCAGGGACCTAAGCATTCTCAGTTACATCTCAG CCGGTGGAGTTGTTGCATCGGTTTTGGTGGTTATCTGCTTGTTCTGGATTGGCATTGAGGATGTCGGCTTTCAGAGCAAAGGGACAACACTCAATCTTGCAACTTTTCCTGTTGCTGTTGGTCTCTATGGATACTGCTACTCAGGACATGCAGTGTTTCCAAACATTTATACATCCATGGCAAATCCAAATCAGTTCCCTGCAGTGCTCTTAACATG TTTTGGTATCTGTACTGCGCTGTATGCCGGAGCGGCTGTCATGGGATACACAATGTTTGGAGAAGCTATTCTGTCTCAGTTCACTCTTAACATGCCCAAAGAAATGGTTGCTACCAAGATTGCTGTCTGGACTACA GTGGTTAATCCATTTACCAA GTATGCATTGACTATATCTCCAGTAGCAATGAGTCTAGAAGAGTTGATACCATCAAGCCATGCCAAGTCTTTCCTATATTCCATCTTCATCAGAACAGGGCTAGTAGTTTCAACACTCATTATTGGCCTTTCTGTTCCTTTTTTTG gtcttgtAATGTCATTGATTGGATCTTCACTCACAATGCTTGTT ACTTTGATACTTCCCTGTGCTTGTTTCCTACGAATCTTGCGCGGCAAAGTCACGCGATTTCAg